The [Pantoea] beijingensis genomic sequence ACTGCCTTGATGCTACGTTATATAATGTTCAACAATGCTTTGGTTTTGTCGTGAACTCGGCTGAGCTGGTAAAGCAACTTTAGGGCGCGAGCAGGGCATGTTCCGAGGGGACAGGAGCGGGGCTGATGCCCGCGCTCCAACGGCCTGACAGAATAGGCCCTTAATCGCGCAACTGCCCACGCGGCATAATATTGATGGTTTCATGCAGTTCCGACCAAACCAGCACCGCTTCGCCGCTGGTTAGCTGGCGGCGAACGTCTTCAACTTTACCTTCTAAAGAACGTTCCTGTTCGCCGTAGTCGGTACCTTCTCGTAATACAAAAGATTCAATCAGGTTATCCAGTGTTTCAGGTGTCAGGTCTTGCCAGGGAATGATCACAGCTTTAGTTATCCAGATAATGAGAAAGCCATTGCGGAATGCGTGTTTCCAGCCACATTTGCGGTTTACGCAATGTGCCGCCGACGAAGCCGACGTGCCCGCCGTTTTCCGTTAGTTGATATTCAATATTAGCAGGTAAGTTTGCCGGATCCGGGATCACCGCGTCAGTCATAAAAGGATCGTCTTTCGCGTGGATGATCAATAGCGGTTTACGCACGTTGGGTAGTAGCGGCAGCGCGCTACAGCGCCGATAGTAATCGATAGCACTGGTAAAGCCATGGGCACGTGCGGTGATGGCATCATCAAAATCGCGCAGCTTCTTCAATCCTTTCAATTGCGGCAAATCTACAGGCAGTGTACCTGGCCACGCAAGGAGTTTACGTTTGGCGGTTTGCTTAAGCAGTTTTAGTAAGTAGCGTTGATAAATACGCGAAAACCCCTGTTCCAGGCGGTCAGTACAAGGCTCCAGCATCAATGGGGCAGAAACGACCGCGCCGGCATCCAGCAGACACCGATCGCCCTGTTTACCCATCAGGCAGGCCAACATATTGCCTCCCAGCGATACGCCAACGGCAGCGGTGGGCACTTTCCCCCACGTTTGTTGTAGCCACTGCAGAAAAAAGCTGGCATCTTCCGTCTCGCCGGAGTGGTAAATGCGCTGCAGGCGATTCGGTTCACCGCTACAACCACGAAAGTGCATCACCACGCCAAGCCAACCGCGATCTTTCCATGCCTGTAACAGTCCATGCGCATAAGGGCTGTGAAAACTGCCTTCCAGCCCGTGAAACAGAACCACTCGCGGCTTATGTCGGGCCTGAGCGGGATTTTCACTCCATGCCAGGTCGACAAAGTCGCCATCGGGCAATTCGAGTCGCTGCCAACTGGGCTGCAAATGAATGCGTCGTCTTACCAGACGTGGAAGGAGGGTTTGCAGGTGCGGATTACGCATCCCAGGCATTGGCGTGAACATAATGTCATCCATGTCGTTAAAAATGATGTTGTAAAGGCTTGTACGATCCATATCACGCTGTTAGCTTCGGTAAGTTCGCAATTTTTTAGGGTGAGAGGCACCCGATTCATGGAACTCAGTCTTTTTCTCTCTATGCTCGGTTTTTTATGGGTCGCGGCAATTACGCCTGGTCCTAATAATATGTTACTCACCGCCTCCGGTGCTAATTTTGGTTTCCTTCGCTCATTGCCATTGATGGTTGGCATTATGCTTGGGATGCAGGTGATGTTGCTGCTGGTCGCTTTCGGCGTTGGCGGCTTGATCCTACTCTATCCGGCTCTGCATCTTATTCTGAAGATTGCCGGTAGCCTTTATTTGTTATGGCTGGCGTGGAAAATCGGTACGGCCGCCTATGAAACACTGGAGGTTGATGCAGGGCCACAAAACCCGATGCCATTCTGGCAGGGGGGATTATTACAGCTGATTAACCCGAAGGCATGGCTTATGGCGCTGGGGGCGGTGGCCAGTTTCAGCCTGGCCGGTGAAGCCTGGCGTGCTTCCGTGATCGCGATAAGCATTGGAATGGTGTTGGTCAATGCGGTGGCGGGGGTAATCTGGCTTGGTTTTGGGACGTTGATTGGCCGTATTTTACGTAGCAGACGGGCATGGACCATATTCAACGTTTCGATGGGACTGCTCACGGCGGCCTGTGTCCTGCTAATCTGGCATTGATCAGGCCGAGCCGCGCACGATAAGCTGGCAGTCCAGTACTTCATTCACCACCGGTTCACGGTGGTTTTTGATTCGCGCCAGCAGCAGTTGTACGCTGCGTACGCCTAGCTGATGCATCGGTTGTTCAATGGTGGTGAGCGGTGGCGCGGTGACGGCTCCAAAAGGTACACCATCAAATCCCATTACCGCGATATCTCCTGGCACGGTTAAACCGGCTTCGCTAATAGCATGCAGCGCACCACCAGCCAGTACATCCGAAATAGCAAACACCGCATCTGGTGGCTGCGGTAGCGCCAGTAGCCGCTGCATGGCGTTGCTCCCAGCCTGATAATCCAGTGTTTCGGCATACTCGACGTGATGCCATTCAAGGTTGAGTTCCGATAGGGTGTTGCGATAACCCGCTTCGCGCTGGTGGGAATAGAGATAGCGCATATCGTTATTGATTAAGGCAATCCGGTGCCGTCCTTTTTGCGCCAGGTAGCGTACTACGCTGGCCGCTGCGGCTTGGTTATCAATCGTCACCGACGAGGCGCGGTATCCGGGATCGCCTTCTGCGCACTGTACCCACGGTGAATGGCCAATCAGGGACGTTAGCCCCGGCAGACAACTGATGGCATCCATGGTAATGACGCCATCCACGACTTTACCGCTCAACAATGTCAGGTAGGCCGATTCACGGGTCACACGCGATTCCGAGTTACACAGCAGGATATGATAACCCTGCGCTTCGGCCTCGGCTTCTATGCCACGAACCACCAGTGAACAAAAGGGGTTCGTGATATTTGATACCAGCACCAGCAGCATACGGCTACGCGAGGTACGTAACTGGCGTGCCAGTAAATTGGGACGGTAGTCACTGGCTTCTATGGCCGCCAGCACTTTTTCTCGGGTGCGGGGCGTGACGCCAGGATGCTCGTTAAGCACGCGTGAAACCGTTGCGGTGGAAACGCCCGCCAGGCGAGCGACGTGTTCTATCGACATGCTAGTCCTTGAAGCCACCATGGGAAATGTGAAGCCTGCTGCAAACTTATACAAAAACGGCGCTGAGCCGCGGCCATTCGCTTGCTGAAAAGAAGAAATCGATTACATTTTGTCAAACAATAGCATTAAAAGTGCGATGACAACATCGCCTTGATGATCTTGCTACCGGCAAAGATGGTAAGCCATACGTCGACAATTTAGACGACACAATACTCATCGAATTGTTCAGACTTTCACACGTTGTCAGCAGTTACACCAGGGATGGCGACAGATTATAAAATGTAATCGATTACAAGTCGATGGCGCGAGCAGCTAAGCGTCTGGCGCTTATTATCTCTGGAGGTTATATGTCTTCACAGTCAACGGTTCAGCAGGGCGAGCTTGTCTGTAAATGGGCAGTGCCGCGTCTTTCACTGATGATGTTTTTGCAATTCTTTGTTTGGGGCTCATGGTACGTGACGCTGGGTGTGGTGATGGGTGAATACGGCCTGTCCGCACTGATTGGTGATGCCTTTTCTACCGGGCCAATCGCATCGATTCTCTCACCTTTTTTCCTCGGCATGGTTGTTGACAGATTTTTCTCGTCGCAACGGGTCTTGGGTGTTCTGCATCTGGTGGGCGCGGCACTGTTGTGGATACTTCCCGGCATGTTTGCCGACGGGCAAAGCGGTATTTTGTGGGTCATCTTTGCTTATATGCTGTGCTATATGCCAACTATTGCGCTCAGCAATAACGTCGCCTTTCATAGCCTCAGCAACAGTGAGAAAAGTTTCCCGGTGGTCCGGGCATTTGGCACCATCGGTTGGATCGTCGCCGGCCTGCTGGTTGGGCTGGGCGGCTTATCGAGCAGCACCACTATTTTTACGCTGGCGGCGATCGCCTCACTGGTGCTGGGAATATACAGCTTTACTTTGCCGCATACGCCCGCGCCGGATAAAGGAAAACCGCTGGCATTGCGTGACCTGTTGTGCGCCGACGCCTTTGCCTTGCTAAAACAGCGCCATTTTTTAGTCTTCAGCATCTGTGCCATGTTGATCTCCATCCCCCTCGCCGTTTATTACGCCTATGCCGCTCCCTTTATCTCTGCTCTGGGGTTTGAAAACGTTAGCGGTGTCATGGCCTTTGGGCAAATGTCAGAGCTGATCTTTATGCTGCTGATCCCTCTGCTGTTCCGTCGGCTGGGCATTAAGATGATGCTGTTGATCGGGATGCTGGCTTGGTTCTTACGCTATGTCATGTTTGCGCTGAGCGTTAATGAGGAGACACGCTGGCTGATCTATCTGGGGATTGTGTTGCACGGCGTATGTTACGACTTCTTTTTTGTGATTGGTTTTATCTATACCGATAAAGTGGCGGGTAAACGTATTAAGGGCCAGGCGCAGAGCCTGCTGGTGTTGTTCACTTATGGCCTCGGCATGTTAATAGGTTCCCAAATCAGCGGTGCCATTTTTAACCGTTCGGTAACCGCACAAGGCAGTGAAGCACTGGTGCAGTGGCAGCATTTCTGGTGGCTGCCAGCGATTGCTGCGTTGGTTATCGCCTTCCTCTTCTTCCTGACGTTCCACTACAAAGAGGAGAAAGCGGATGTCAAATAGTCCGTTACGTATCTTGATGGTGGGTTGCGGCAATATGGGACGTTCACACGCGCTCGCTTGTCAACGGTTGGAGGCGTTTGAGCTCTGCGGTTTAGTGTCAACTGGAAGCTCAAAGCAGGTTCTGGGCAAACAGCTTAACGATAACCTTCCGTTGTTTGACGATCTCTCGCAGGCGCTTGTGGCCACAAGCCCTGATGCCGTTTGCATTGCCACCTGGCCAGACAGCCACGAAGCGTATGCCTTGATGGCGCTGGAGGCAGGATGCCATTTGTTTATTGAAAAGCCATTGGCCGCGACGCTGGAAGGTGCCCGACGTGTAGTGGATGCAGCGCGCAAAGCCGAACGTAAGTTGGTTGTCGGCTATATTTTGCGCCACCATCCCGCCTGGCAGCGCTTTGTCACGCTGTCTCATTCTTTGGGGAAGCCGTTGGTGATGCGTATGAACCTGAATCAGCAAAGTCACGGCAATATGTGGCACGTTCATCAGCAGATCATGCAGTCGCTCTCACCGATAGTTGATTGCGGGGTGCATTATCTGGATGTGATGTGCCAGATGACGCAGGCAAAACCGGTTAGTGTGAGTGCTATCGGTGCCCGTCTTAGTGATGTATTACCGGACGGGCAATACAATTATGGCCAGCTTCAGGTCCGTTTTGACGATGGATCCGTTGGCTGGTACGAGGCAGGTTGGGGGCCGATGATGAGTCAGACCGCGTTTTTTGTTAAAGACGTGATTGGTCCTCACGGATCGTTATCCATCGTCGCCCGGCAGGCCGGTGGTGAAGGGGAATCGGATAATGTCGATTCCCACACGCGTACCGAATCGTTACGCCTGCATCATGCTGAACTGGACGACAGCCAGCAGTTTGTGCATAAGGATGAGTGGTTTGATTATCAGGATGAACCTGACCATCTGGCGCTGTGCCAGCGTGAGCAGACTTTCTTTGCTTCCGCCATTCGACACAATCTCGATCTTGCTACCCATCAGCAACTGGCGATAGACAGCCTGGCAATTGTGCTGGCGGCAGATAAGGCCGTTCGTCAACAACGTACGATTTTTCTTGCTGAGGAGATGCCATGAACACGCTGAAAGGGCCCTCTATTTTTCTTTCACAATTTATCGGTGATTGCGCGCCTTTTAATACCCTGGATGGGTTGACCGGCTGGGCCGCTGCGTTGGGCTTTCGCGCCGTACAGATCCCCACGCATCTGCCGGCTATTTTTGATCTGAAGCAGGCGGCTGAAAGCCAGACATATTGCGATGAGATTTGCGGAAAACTTGCCGAAAAAGGTTTGTCTATCAGTGAATTATCTACCCATCTTCAGGGGCAGCTTGTCGCCGTTCATCCCGCTTATGATGATGCATTCAATAGTTTTGCCCCGCCTGAACTGCATAGTGATAGCCGCGGCAGAACGCTCTGGGCGCAGCAGCAGCTGCGTTATGCGGCCACTGCGTCAAATCGTTTAGGGCTACGTGCCCATGCCACTTTCTCTGGTGCGCTGGCGTGGCCTTTTATTTATCCCTGGCCGCAGCGAGCAGAAGGACTGGTTGAAACGGCATTTGAAGAGCTTGCCCGGCGCTGGCGGCCAATTCTGGATGCTTTTGATGAGGCAGGCGTGGATCTCTGTTATGAGCTACATCCGGGGGAGGACCTGCATGATGGTGTGACCTTTGAGCGTTTTTTAGCGCTGGTAGATAATCATCCGCGCTGTACGCTGCTCTACGATCCCAGTCATATGATCCTGCAACAGCTGGATTATCTGGGGTTTATCGATCGCTACCATTCCCGTATCCGGGCTTTTCATGTGAAAGATGCTGAATTCCGGCCCAATGCCCGATGCGGGATGTACGGTGGCTATCTGAATTGGACCGAACGCCCCGGGCGTTTCAGATCGTTGGGCGATGGGCAGGTCGATTTTACCGCTATTTTCAGCAAGCTGGCCCAATATGACTATGATGGCTGGGCCACGCTGGAGTGGGAGTGTTGCCTTAAGGATAGTGAGGTCGGCGCCCGTGAGGGGGCAGAATTTATTGCTCGCCATATTATTCCTGTTGCCCGCCATGCGTTTGATGACTTTGCCGGAGGAAAATACGATCGGCGACAGATTCGCCGTATGCTCGGACTGGAGGAGTCACAATGAGTAAACGGCTAAGGCTGGGGATGGTCGGCGGCGGTGAAGGTGCTTTTATTGGTGCGGTCCACCGTATTGCTGCCCGACTTGATGACGAGTATGAACTGGTCGCTGGGGCATTTTCCTCTTCACCGGAAGTCGGGCAACGCAGTGGTGCAACGCTGCATATAGCGCCGGAACGGTGTTACCGCGATTTTTGGCAAATGGCACAGCAGGAAAGCGCCCGTGATGAGGGTATTGATGTGGTGGCGATCGTGACGCCAAATCATCTTCATGTTCCGGTTGCGCTGGCTTTCCTTCAGCAGGGTATTCACGTGATCTGTGATAAACCGCTGTGTATTTCACTGGAGGAAGCGAGGCAACTTGCCGAGGTGGTTTCTGCCGGAGAGGTTCACTTCATTCTTACGCATAATTACAGTGGATTACCGCTAATCCGTGAGGCGCGCGAGCGTGTCTTACGTGGAGAGTTGGGCGAGATTCGCTCTGTCGAGGTTGAGTATTTACAGGACTGGATGAGCGAGCGTGTCGAGCTGACTGATAATAAGCAGGCCCGCTGGCGGGGCGATCCTGCACTATCAGGTTTTGGCTGTATTGGGGATATTGGTACTCACGCCTGGCAACTGGCAAGGTTTGTCAGCGGGATGGAGCCGGAAGCAATACGCTGCGAGATGTTAACGCGCGTAGCGGGGCGTAAACTGGATGATGAAATATTTGTCGATATGCGTTATCACGGCGGCGCCCGCGGCCGTCTGTGGGCCAGCCAGGTAGCGGCAGGGCACGAGAACGATCTGCGCTTACGCATTTACGGCAGCGAAGCCAGTCTGACATTTCATCAAACCCATCCGAATGAGCTATGGATCCAATCCCGGCAAAGCAGTGCGAAACGCATTACACGGAATAACGGGGATTGTGGTGAGAGCAGTCGGCGGGTTTGTCGTACACCTGCAGGACATCCTGAAGGGTATCTGGAGGGGTTTGCACAGATCTACCGTGAGGCGGCAATCGCCATTCGTGGCGGTGACGCACCTCTGTTGCCGGGCATTGACGACGGGCTATCAGGCATGCGTTTTATCGAGACTGCTCAACAAAGTAGCCTGCAAGGTGGTTTGTGGCGACCGTTAATCGCATTTTAATGCAAATTTGGAATAAAAAATAATTTCTAATTCCTTTATTGTTTATTACCCGCTCGGTTACAACGGTATTCCTTTGGGGATAAATGTTGGAGCGAGTGATGGCGGGAAAATTATGCGGTCTGTTGTGGGTAGCGGCGCTGACGCTCACGTCTCTGAGTGCCCGCGCCGTTGATGTTACCGTAGCGTACCAAACGTCGGCAGAGCCGGCAAAAGTGGCGCAGGCGGATGAGGTTTTCGCGAAGCAGAGCGGCGCGCATGTCGACTGGCGTAAATTTGATAGCGGCTCCGGTGTAGTAAGGGCGCTGGCATCTGGCGATGTACAAATTGGTAATATTGGGTCCAGTCCGTTGGCGGTCGCCGTCAGCCAGCAGGTGCCGATTGACGTTTTTCTCATTGCCTCCCGGTTGGGTAGCTCAGAAGCGCTGGTGGTGAAAAAAGCCATTAGCTCGCCAAAAGATCTTATCGGTAAACGTATTGCCGTTCCTTTCATTTCTACCACCCATTACAGCTTGTTGGCGGCGTTAAAGCGCTGGGGCATAAAGCCCGGACAGGTGCAAATCATCAATTTACAGCCTCCGGCCATTGTGGCCGCATGGCAGCGTGGCGATATCGATGGCGCTTACGTTTGGGCGCCGGCGGTAAATGAGCTGGAGAAAGAGGGCAATATACTCACTGATTCTGCGCAGGTAGGGCAATGGGGATCGCCAACGCTTGATGTCTGGGTGGTACGTAAAGACTTTGCCCAACAACATCCTGAGATTATTACCGCGTTTGTTCGTAGTGCGCTGACTGCGCAGCAGGCCTATCTTGATCATCCGGATTCCTGGTTAAAGGATGAGAATAACCTCAACAAGCTGTCACGTTTAAGCGGCGTACCACCTACACAAGTGCCGGGGTTGGTCAAAGGCAATACCTACCTTACCGCGCAGCAGCAGGTTGAACAGCTGGCACAGCCGGTGAACAAAGCCATTGTTGATACCGCTCAGTTCCTGAAAGAACAGGGCAAAATTCCGCAGGTAGCGAACGATTACAGCGGATTTATCACTGACCGCTTTGTTAAACAGATTGTCGAACAGTGAGGCGCGCCTATGTTATCCGTTTCTCATCTTTATGCGCGTTACGATGGTCAACCGGTCTTGCAGGATATCAATCTGTCGATCGCAGCAGGTGAGCTGGTGGTTGTTCTGGGGCCATCGGGCTGCGGTAAAACCACGTTACTGAATTTAATCGCCGGGTTTTTATCTGCCGAATCGGGCACGATCGCGCTGAACGGTAAGCCAGTGACCAAACCGGGAGCGGAGCGTGGTGTAGTCTTCCAGAACGAGGGCCTGCTGCCGTGGCGCAACGTTGAGGATAACGTCGCGCTGGGGCTACAGTTGGCGGGGATCGGTAAAGTGGAACGCCGTAGTATTGCGCGGCGCATGTTGAAAAAGGTTGGACTGGAAGGCGCCGGGCAGCGCTTTATCTGGCAGCTGTCCGGCGGGATGCGGCAACGCGTCGGGATTGCACGTGCCTTGGCGGCAGAGCCACAGCTAATGCTGCTTGATGAACCTTTTGGCGCGCTGGATGCTTTTACCCGTGAGCAGATGCAGGAACTATTGCTGACTCTTTGGCGAGATAGCGGTAAGCAGGTACTGCTGATTACCCACGATATCGAAGAGGCGGTGTTTCTTGCCAGCGAGCTAATTCTGCTCTCACCCGGACCGGGACGCATCACTGAACGCCTAACGCTTAATTTTGGTCATCGCTATGCGGCGGGTGAACCTTGCAGGGCGATAAAATCTGATCCGGCATTTATCGCATGCCGTGAATATGTGTTAAGCCGCGTATTTCAGCAGCGAGAGGTGTTCTCATGAGCTTACTCATTCACGATAAGGTGGCCACTCGGCGGGCTTGGTTGCACTTGCCATTTTCACGCCAACTGACCTTAAGTTTCATCACGCTGGCGATATTAACGCTGATTTGGTGGAGCGTTACTGCATTTGGCTTGCTTGGCCCGTTATTCTTACCGGCGCCTCAGCAGGTGCTGCAAAAGCTGTTTGCTATCGCCAGTCCACAGGGATTTATGGATGCCACACTGTGGCAGCACCTCACCGCTAGTTTAACCCGGATCCTGGTTGCCTTGTTCGCTGCTGCTTTTATCGGTATTCCGGTCGGGATTGCCATGGGATTAAATTCAACGGTGCGCGGGATTCTCGATCCGCTAATTGAGCTTTACCGCCCGGTACCGCCGCTGGCCTATTTGCCGCTGATGATTATTTGGTTCGGCATTGGTGAGACATCAAAAATATTACTGATTTATCTGGCTATTTTTGCACCGGTCGCACTGTCTGCTATGGCTGGCGTTAAGAGCGCGCAGCAGGTCCGCCTGCGCGCCGCGCGTTCACTGGGCGCCAGTCGCTGGCAGGTATTGTGGCTGGTGATTTTACCTGGCGCGCTGCCGGAAATTTTAACCGGCCTGCGCATCGGGCTCGGCGTCGGCTGGTCAACGCTGGTGGCTGCCGAACTGATTGCCGCCACGCGTGGACTGGGCTTTATGGTGCAGTCCGCCGGCGAGTTTCTGGCGACCGACGTGGTACTGGCCGGTATTGCCGTTATCGCTATTATCGCTTTTACCCTGGAGCTGGGGCTACGCGCCCTGCAGCGACGTTTAACCCCCTGGCACGGAGAACAGCGATGAAAGAGCGTCTAACCATTACCGCGCTGGGCCCGCATATTGGTGCCCAAATCAGCAATCTGGATTTGAGCCGTCCGCTGAGCGATGCGCAGTTTGAACAGCTTTATCACGCATTAATTCGCCACCAGGTGCTGTTTTTCCGCGATCAGCCGTTAACACCGGTACAACAGCGTGCGCTGGCAGGACGTTTTGGCGATTTGCATATCCATCCGGTTTACCCACATGCCGAGGGCGCGGAAGAGATTATCGTGTTGGATACCCACGATGATAACCCACCGGATAATGATAACTGGCACACCGATGTCACCTTTATTGACACGCCGCCAGCGGGGGCGATTCTGGCGGCGAAGTTGCTGCCAGAAAGCGGGGGCGATACGCTATGGACAAGTGGGATTGCCGCATGGGATGCGCTTTCGCAGCCGTTTAAGCAATTGCTTAGCGGCCTGCAGGCAGAGCACGATTTTACCAAATCGTTTCCGGAATATAAGTACCGCGGCAGTGAAGAGGAGCATCAGCGCTGGAAGCAGGCGGTCGAGAAGCATCCGCCGCTGCTGCATCCTGTGATCCGAACGCATCCGGTTAGCGGCAAGCAGGCACTATTTATCAATGAGGGCTTTACTACCCGAATTGTGGGCATCAGTCAGAAGGAGAGCGATGCATTGCTAAACTTTCTGTTTGCACATATCACTAAGCCGGAATTCCAGGTGCGCTGGCGCTGGCAGGAGAACGATGTGGCGATTTGGGATAATCGGGTGACGCAGCATTACGCCACCGCGGATTATTTGCCGGCTCGCCGGATTATGCATCGGGCGACTATCCTGGGGGATAAGCCATTCTGAGCAGGGGCGTACGGGATGCCAGCAGGCGAGTGTGCCGGCTTCCCGTTCTAATTTTTTAGTTTACGGAACCAGCATTGATTCCAGCTGTTCCTGCGCTTCCAGCCAGGCCATTTCACATGTTTCCAGCGACGATTTTGCTTCAGCTTGCTGTTGCAGTGCAGTCGTAAGATCGGCTTTACGGTTTTGTTCGTAAAGGGCTGGCTCTGCGAGTGATGCTTCTGCTGCCGCTAACTGAAGATTCAGCTTTTCCATCTGCTTTTCCAGCTTTTCGATCTGCTTACGTAGCGGCTGGGTTTGGCTGCGTAGCTCAGCTTCTCGACGTTTCTGATCTTTACGTGCCTGAGCGCTATTAATGTTGTCTTGCTTGGGTACGCTATCCTGTTGAGCTTGCTGTTTTTGCAGGTCGCTCAGCCACTGTTGATAATCTTCCAGATCACCTTCAAAGGTTTCAACTTTGCTATCGTGGACCAGGTAAAGATCGTCAGTGGTGGAGCGTAACAGGTGGCGATCGTGCGATACCACCACTAATGCCCCTTCAAAATCGATTAAGGCTTCGGTAAGCGCCTGGCGCATATCCAGATCGAGGTGGTTGGTCGGTTCGTCAAGCAGTAGCAGATTTGGACGTTGCCATACAATAAGCGCCAAAACCAACCGGGCCTTTTCGCCACCGGAGAAACGGCTGGTGCTTTCACCGACTTTATCGCCCTGAAAACCAAACCCCCCAAGGTAATCTCTGAGTTGCTGCTCGAGTACTTTAGGTGCCAGGCGAACTAAATGCTGGAGAGGTGATTCATCTGCTCGTAAGAATTCCAGCTGATGCTGGGCGAAATAGCCGAGTTTGATGCCCTTCGCCAGCCCGATATCCCCACCCATTGGAGCGAGCTCACCGGCAAGCAGTTTGATTAGCGTCGATTTACCTGCGCCATTACGGCCAAGCAGGCCAATACGTGAGCCTGGCACCAGATTAAGTTTGATGGAGTTCAGGATGATATTTTCACCGTACCCAGCGGTCACCTTTTCCATTTTTAGCAGCGGATTAGGCAAATTTTCTGGTTCGCGAAAACTAAAACTGAACGGGTTATCGACGTGTGCGGGGGCGATCAATTCCATGCGTTCAAGCATTTTGACACGGCTTTGCGCCT encodes the following:
- a CDS encoding LacI family DNA-binding transcriptional regulator — translated: MSIEHVARLAGVSTATVSRVLNEHPGVTPRTREKVLAAIEASDYRPNLLARQLRTSRSRMLLVLVSNITNPFCSLVVRGIEAEAEAQGYHILLCNSESRVTRESAYLTLLSGKVVDGVITMDAISCLPGLTSLIGHSPWVQCAEGDPGYRASSVTIDNQAAAASVVRYLAQKGRHRIALINNDMRYLYSHQREAGYRNTLSELNLEWHHVEYAETLDYQAGSNAMQRLLALPQPPDAVFAISDVLAGGALHAISEAGLTVPGDIAVMGFDGVPFGAVTAPPLTTIEQPMHQLGVRSVQLLLARIKNHREPVVNEVLDCQLIVRGSA
- a CDS encoding Gfo/Idh/MocA family protein: MSNSPLRILMVGCGNMGRSHALACQRLEAFELCGLVSTGSSKQVLGKQLNDNLPLFDDLSQALVATSPDAVCIATWPDSHEAYALMALEAGCHLFIEKPLAATLEGARRVVDAARKAERKLVVGYILRHHPAWQRFVTLSHSLGKPLVMRMNLNQQSHGNMWHVHQQIMQSLSPIVDCGVHYLDVMCQMTQAKPVSVSAIGARLSDVLPDGQYNYGQLQVRFDDGSVGWYEAGWGPMMSQTAFFVKDVIGPHGSLSIVARQAGGEGESDNVDSHTRTESLRLHHAELDDSQQFVHKDEWFDYQDEPDHLALCQREQTFFASAIRHNLDLATHQQLAIDSLAIVLAADKAVRQQRTIFLAEEMP
- the tauA gene encoding taurine ABC transporter substrate-binding protein codes for the protein MAGKLCGLLWVAALTLTSLSARAVDVTVAYQTSAEPAKVAQADEVFAKQSGAHVDWRKFDSGSGVVRALASGDVQIGNIGSSPLAVAVSQQVPIDVFLIASRLGSSEALVVKKAISSPKDLIGKRIAVPFISTTHYSLLAALKRWGIKPGQVQIINLQPPAIVAAWQRGDIDGAYVWAPAVNELEKEGNILTDSAQVGQWGSPTLDVWVVRKDFAQQHPEIITAFVRSALTAQQAYLDHPDSWLKDENNLNKLSRLSGVPPTQVPGLVKGNTYLTAQQQVEQLAQPVNKAIVDTAQFLKEQGKIPQVANDYSGFITDRFVKQIVEQ
- a CDS encoding LysE family translocator, with translation MELSLFLSMLGFLWVAAITPGPNNMLLTASGANFGFLRSLPLMVGIMLGMQVMLLLVAFGVGGLILLYPALHLILKIAGSLYLLWLAWKIGTAAYETLEVDAGPQNPMPFWQGGLLQLINPKAWLMALGAVASFSLAGEAWRASVIAISIGMVLVNAVAGVIWLGFGTLIGRILRSRRAWTIFNVSMGLLTAACVLLIWH
- a CDS encoding sugar phosphate isomerase/epimerase family protein, giving the protein MNTLKGPSIFLSQFIGDCAPFNTLDGLTGWAAALGFRAVQIPTHLPAIFDLKQAAESQTYCDEICGKLAEKGLSISELSTHLQGQLVAVHPAYDDAFNSFAPPELHSDSRGRTLWAQQQLRYAATASNRLGLRAHATFSGALAWPFIYPWPQRAEGLVETAFEELARRWRPILDAFDEAGVDLCYELHPGEDLHDGVTFERFLALVDNHPRCTLLYDPSHMILQQLDYLGFIDRYHSRIRAFHVKDAEFRPNARCGMYGGYLNWTERPGRFRSLGDGQVDFTAIFSKLAQYDYDGWATLEWECCLKDSEVGAREGAEFIARHIIPVARHAFDDFAGGKYDRRQIRRMLGLEESQ
- a CDS encoding hydrolase, yielding MFTPMPGMRNPHLQTLLPRLVRRRIHLQPSWQRLELPDGDFVDLAWSENPAQARHKPRVVLFHGLEGSFHSPYAHGLLQAWKDRGWLGVVMHFRGCSGEPNRLQRIYHSGETEDASFFLQWLQQTWGKVPTAAVGVSLGGNMLACLMGKQGDRCLLDAGAVVSAPLMLEPCTDRLEQGFSRIYQRYLLKLLKQTAKRKLLAWPGTLPVDLPQLKGLKKLRDFDDAITARAHGFTSAIDYYRRCSALPLLPNVRKPLLIIHAKDDPFMTDAVIPDPANLPANIEYQLTENGGHVGFVGGTLRKPQMWLETRIPQWLSHYLDN
- a CDS encoding Gfo/Idh/MocA family protein; the encoded protein is MSKRLRLGMVGGGEGAFIGAVHRIAARLDDEYELVAGAFSSSPEVGQRSGATLHIAPERCYRDFWQMAQQESARDEGIDVVAIVTPNHLHVPVALAFLQQGIHVICDKPLCISLEEARQLAEVVSAGEVHFILTHNYSGLPLIREARERVLRGELGEIRSVEVEYLQDWMSERVELTDNKQARWRGDPALSGFGCIGDIGTHAWQLARFVSGMEPEAIRCEMLTRVAGRKLDDEIFVDMRYHGGARGRLWASQVAAGHENDLRLRIYGSEASLTFHQTHPNELWIQSRQSSAKRITRNNGDCGESSRRVCRTPAGHPEGYLEGFAQIYREAAIAIRGGDAPLLPGIDDGLSGMRFIETAQQSSLQGGLWRPLIAF
- a CDS encoding YheU family protein — translated: MIIPWQDLTPETLDNLIESFVLREGTDYGEQERSLEGKVEDVRRQLTSGEAVLVWSELHETINIMPRGQLRD
- a CDS encoding MFS transporter codes for the protein MSSQSTVQQGELVCKWAVPRLSLMMFLQFFVWGSWYVTLGVVMGEYGLSALIGDAFSTGPIASILSPFFLGMVVDRFFSSQRVLGVLHLVGAALLWILPGMFADGQSGILWVIFAYMLCYMPTIALSNNVAFHSLSNSEKSFPVVRAFGTIGWIVAGLLVGLGGLSSSTTIFTLAAIASLVLGIYSFTLPHTPAPDKGKPLALRDLLCADAFALLKQRHFLVFSICAMLISIPLAVYYAYAAPFISALGFENVSGVMAFGQMSELIFMLLIPLLFRRLGIKMMLLIGMLAWFLRYVMFALSVNEETRWLIYLGIVLHGVCYDFFFVIGFIYTDKVAGKRIKGQAQSLLVLFTYGLGMLIGSQISGAIFNRSVTAQGSEALVQWQHFWWLPAIAALVIAFLFFLTFHYKEEKADVK